From the Thermovirga lienii DSM 17291 genome, one window contains:
- a CDS encoding YidE/YbjL duplication (PFAM: Predicted Permease Membrane Region~TIGRFAM: AspT/YidE/YbjL antiporter duplication domain~COGs: COG2985 permease~InterPro IPR006512~KEGG: tai:Taci_0300 YidE/YbjL duplication~PFAM: YidE/YbjL duplication domain-containing protein~SPTR: YidE/YbjL duplication;~TIGRFAM: YidE/YbjL duplication) has protein sequence MHIFADLVKNNEIFILVLTTAIGVFLGKVAVGKVSLGLSGCLFSGLIFGALGLQVGKTFFYWNLIIFVVSVGLLAAKDVIIFMKNYGLKFAALSVAVTGVGAASTWVFTHFAGGFVDPYVAAGTYVGALTSSPGLGAALESSAGNPGVVAGYTIAYPFGVLAVVLFVQLAPILLKIDIEKERADLEEMVNLLNDKRTGDDSKTYLNEFSIASFLICIIAGMFVGSIFIPVPWIGKVSLGTTGGALLVSLIFGALQKIGPLDMCMDRKILAILRDMSLAFFLTSAGLMAGPAIIEIFLERGFVLVGISVITAFLSILTGYFLGRKLWKINWIILAGAICGAMTSTPGLGAAISATDSEDCAAGYGAAYPVALFCMVIFTTLIVKTVN, from the coding sequence ATGCACATATTTGCGGATCTAGTGAAAAACAACGAAATATTTATTTTGGTGTTGACTACCGCCATAGGAGTTTTTTTAGGTAAAGTTGCTGTGGGTAAGGTTTCCTTGGGGCTTTCGGGATGCCTTTTCTCAGGATTGATATTCGGAGCCTTGGGATTGCAAGTGGGGAAAACATTTTTTTATTGGAATTTGATAATTTTTGTTGTGAGCGTAGGGCTATTGGCAGCGAAGGATGTAATCATCTTTATGAAAAACTATGGATTGAAGTTTGCAGCCCTTTCTGTGGCAGTGACCGGTGTTGGAGCAGCCAGCACATGGGTTTTTACCCATTTTGCTGGAGGTTTTGTTGACCCATACGTTGCAGCGGGCACATATGTCGGAGCTTTAACTAGTTCTCCAGGTCTTGGGGCGGCACTGGAATCGTCTGCAGGAAATCCAGGAGTGGTAGCAGGCTACACTATAGCATATCCATTTGGGGTACTAGCTGTTGTGTTGTTTGTGCAATTGGCTCCTATTTTACTGAAGATTGATATCGAAAAAGAGAGAGCGGACCTAGAGGAAATGGTTAATTTGCTGAATGACAAAAGAACTGGGGATGATTCAAAGACATATTTAAATGAGTTCAGCATCGCATCTTTCTTGATATGTATTATTGCTGGAATGTTTGTTGGAAGTATCTTTATTCCTGTTCCATGGATAGGTAAGGTTAGTCTGGGTACTACAGGTGGCGCTTTGCTCGTATCCCTGATCTTTGGAGCTTTACAGAAGATAGGTCCTTTGGATATGTGCATGGATAGAAAAATTTTGGCCATATTGAGGGATATGTCCCTCGCATTTTTTTTGACTTCCGCCGGATTGATGGCTGGACCTGCAATAATAGAGATTTTTTTGGAAAGAGGCTTTGTGTTGGTGGGTATAAGCGTGATAACAGCGTTTCTTTCCATATTAACTGGTTATTTCTTGGGGCGAAAATTGTGGAAGATTAATTGGATTATTTTAGCCGGAGCTATATGTGGTGCCATGACCAGCACTCCAGGCCTGGGGGCAGCCATTAGCGCTACGGATAGTGAAGACTGCGCTGCAGGCTATGGTGCGGCTTATCCAGTCGCTTTGTTTTGTATGGTGATTTTCACCACTCTAATTGTTAAGACAGTCAACTGA
- a CDS encoding cobalamin B12-binding domain protein (PFAM: B12 binding domain~TIGRFAM: methylmalonyl-CoA mutase C-terminal domain~COGs: COG2185 Methylmalonyl-CoA mutase C-terminal domain/subunit (cobalamin-binding)~InterPro IPR006158: IPR006159~KEGG: aco:Amico_0888 cobalamin B12-binding domain protein~PFAM: cobalamin B12-binding domain protein~SPTR: Cobalamin B12-binding domain protein): protein MSERKIRVVVAKPGLDGHDRGAKVVARALRDAGMEVIYTGLRQTPESIVETAIQEDADAIGVSILSGAHEHYFREIIKLLKEKNAEDIIVFGGGVIPEDDVPALLEMGVGAIFGPGTPTKTCIEWLEKAVAEKRKK from the coding sequence ATGTCGGAACGAAAAATCAGAGTGGTAGTCGCAAAGCCTGGTCTCGATGGCCATGACAGGGGAGCCAAAGTTGTGGCCCGGGCACTTCGGGATGCGGGCATGGAGGTAATATACACAGGCCTCAGGCAAACTCCAGAAAGTATAGTGGAAACGGCCATTCAGGAGGACGCAGACGCCATAGGGGTCAGCATCTTGAGCGGTGCTCATGAGCACTACTTCAGGGAAATAATAAAGCTCCTTAAAGAAAAAAATGCAGAAGACATAATAGTCTTTGGCGGAGGAGTTATACCCGAAGACGATGTTCCCGCTCTTCTTGAGATGGGGGTTGGAGCTATTTTCGGACCTGGAACTCCAACCAAGACTTGCATAGAGTGGCTGGAAAAGGCGGTCGCCGAGAAGCGGAAAAAATAA
- a CDS encoding methylmalonyl-CoA mutase (PFAM: Methylmalonyl-CoA mutase~TIGRFAM: methylmalonyl-CoA mutase N-terminal domain~COGs: COG1884 Methylmalonyl-CoA mutase N-terminal domain/subunit~InterPro IPR006099: IPR006098~KEGG: tai:Taci_0288 methylmalonyl-CoA mutase, large subunit~PFAM: methylmalonyl-CoA mutase~PRIAM: Methylmalonyl-CoA mutase~SPTR: Methylmalonyl-CoA mutase;~TIGRFAM: methylmalonyl-CoA mutase, large subunit) — protein sequence MFDKEELEKIKEGTKKYDEKVQKSLQKFPERKGEFKTGGGLPLERLYTPAHLEGRSYVEDLGFPGEYPYTRGVQPTMYRGRFWTMRQYAGFATAAESNARYRYLLEQGQTGLSVAFDLPTQIGYDSDHPMAQGEVGKVGVAIDSLADMEVLFDGIPLDKVSTSMTINAPASVLLSMYIAVGEKQGVSADKLSGTIQNDILKEYIARGTYIFPPKPSMRLITDIFEFCSTHVPKWNTISISGYHIREAGATAVQEVAFTLADGLAYVEAAVSKGLDPNVFGRRLSFFFNAHNDFIEEIAKFRAARRLWAKLMKERFGVTDPKALMLRFHTQTAGSTLTAQQPENNIVRVAIQALAAVLGGTQSLHTNSFDEALALPTEKSVSIALRTQQIIAYESGVANTVDPLAGSYAIESLTNEIERQALEYINKIDEMGGMLRAIENGYVQQQIQDAAYNYQKAVESGEAVVVGVNRFTVDEQGEKRELLKVDPKVGENQVKALQEMKSRRDGEAVRRALEVVRETARDESRNLMPAIIEAVKVYATEGEICGVLREEFGEYQENIVL from the coding sequence GTGTTTGATAAGGAAGAACTTGAAAAGATCAAGGAAGGTACCAAAAAGTACGACGAGAAGGTTCAAAAGAGCCTTCAGAAGTTCCCTGAGCGGAAGGGCGAGTTCAAGACCGGAGGAGGTCTTCCACTAGAGAGGCTTTACACGCCTGCTCACCTGGAAGGCCGAAGCTATGTTGAGGATCTTGGATTCCCTGGTGAGTATCCTTACACCAGAGGTGTACAGCCCACCATGTACCGCGGCAGATTCTGGACGATGCGCCAGTACGCTGGTTTTGCTACCGCTGCAGAATCCAATGCCCGTTACAGATATCTTCTGGAGCAGGGCCAGACGGGTCTTTCCGTAGCTTTCGACCTGCCTACCCAGATAGGGTATGACTCGGATCATCCCATGGCCCAGGGCGAGGTGGGTAAGGTTGGGGTCGCCATAGACAGCTTGGCTGATATGGAAGTGCTCTTCGACGGGATTCCTCTGGACAAGGTTTCCACGTCCATGACCATCAATGCTCCGGCATCAGTGCTTCTTTCCATGTACATAGCTGTCGGGGAGAAGCAGGGAGTATCGGCGGATAAGCTGTCTGGTACCATCCAGAACGACATTTTGAAAGAGTACATTGCTAGGGGTACTTACATTTTCCCACCTAAACCTTCCATGAGGTTGATAACCGACATATTCGAATTCTGCAGCACCCACGTTCCCAAATGGAACACCATATCTATTTCTGGCTATCACATAAGAGAGGCCGGCGCGACTGCTGTTCAGGAAGTGGCCTTCACGTTGGCTGACGGCCTTGCATATGTTGAGGCTGCCGTATCCAAGGGGCTTGACCCCAACGTGTTCGGTAGGAGGCTTTCGTTCTTCTTCAACGCTCACAACGACTTCATCGAGGAAATAGCCAAGTTCAGGGCAGCTAGAAGGCTTTGGGCCAAGCTAATGAAGGAAAGGTTTGGAGTAACCGATCCAAAAGCCCTTATGCTCCGTTTCCACACCCAGACTGCTGGCAGCACGCTGACAGCTCAGCAGCCAGAGAACAACATAGTGCGCGTGGCCATTCAGGCCTTGGCTGCAGTCTTGGGAGGAACTCAGTCCTTGCATACCAACAGTTTCGACGAGGCGTTGGCCCTACCCACTGAAAAGAGCGTAAGTATAGCCTTGAGAACCCAGCAGATAATCGCCTACGAGTCTGGCGTAGCCAACACGGTGGATCCGTTGGCGGGGAGCTATGCCATAGAGAGCCTGACCAACGAGATAGAAAGACAGGCGCTGGAGTACATAAACAAGATCGACGAAATGGGTGGCATGCTGAGGGCCATAGAAAATGGTTACGTCCAGCAGCAGATCCAGGATGCAGCCTACAACTACCAGAAGGCCGTTGAAAGCGGAGAGGCTGTAGTCGTTGGAGTCAACCGCTTTACCGTGGACGAACAGGGCGAAAAGAGAGAACTTTTGAAAGTAGACCCCAAGGTTGGAGAGAACCAGGTAAAGGCCCTGCAGGAAATGAAGAGCAGAAGAGACGGAGAGGCCGTAAGGCGTGCTCTTGAAGTGGTCAGGGAGACTGCCCGCGATGAAAGCCGAAACCTCATGCCCGCTATCATTGAGGCTGTAAAGGTTTACGCCACCGAGGGTGAGATCTGTGGCGTTCTCCGCGAGGAGTTTGGCGAGTATCAGGAAAATATAGTTCTGTAG
- a CDS encoding sodium pump decarboxylase gamma subunit (PFAM: Oxaloacetate decarboxylase, gamma chain~InterPro IPR005899~KEGG: tai:Taci_0292 sodium pump decarboxylase gamma subunit~PFAM: sodium pump decarboxylase gamma subunit~SPTR: Oxaloacetate decarboxylase, gamma chain family) — MGMTTFAERFSQGTSGAVALAMIAFSVVFLVLMGLTLVIYAVRFIAAGNKKEQPAGKGGGAVKTATSAPSAPVAPKVAQVAAKDEEIAAVIAAAIAASCGGVVTSIRRAAPVSTGRMKAAKAWKLAARMELSEGLE, encoded by the coding sequence ATGGGGATGACAACTTTTGCTGAGAGATTTTCTCAAGGAACAAGCGGTGCAGTTGCCCTGGCTATGATTGCGTTCTCAGTGGTCTTTCTTGTACTCATGGGATTGACCCTGGTCATATATGCAGTTAGGTTCATAGCGGCAGGGAACAAGAAAGAACAGCCCGCTGGCAAGGGAGGAGGGGCTGTAAAGACGGCCACCTCTGCTCCTTCTGCTCCGGTGGCCCCAAAGGTAGCCCAGGTTGCCGCCAAGGATGAAGAGATAGCGGCCGTGATAGCAGCGGCTATAGCGGCCTCATGTGGCGGCGTGGTTACCTCCATACGCAGGGCCGCTCCCGTTAGTACGGGGCGCATGAAAGCTGCCAAGGCTTGGAAGCTTGCAGCAAGGATGGAACTTTCCGAAGGCCTGGAATAA
- a CDS encoding biotin/lipoyl attachment domain-containing protein (PFAM: Biotin-requiring enzyme~COGs: COG0511 Biotin carboxyl carrier protein~InterPro IPR000089: IPR001882~KEGG: aco:Amico_0269 biotin/lipoyl attachment domain-containing protein~PFAM: biotin/lipoyl attachment domain-containing protein~SPTR: Biotin/lipoyl attachment domain-containing protein), whose protein sequence is MARKYRITVNGTSYEVEVEELQAAAAPAPAAAPAASKPAAPAPAPAPAPTPAPAPAAAPASAPAGGEVVEAPMPGKVLKVAVSVGAQVNSGDVLLILEAMKMENEIQAPVSGTVKEVRVKDGDSVNTGDVLVVLG, encoded by the coding sequence ATGGCACGCAAATACAGGATCACGGTTAATGGTACAAGTTACGAGGTGGAAGTGGAGGAACTTCAAGCAGCAGCTGCGCCAGCGCCTGCTGCCGCTCCTGCGGCGAGCAAACCTGCTGCGCCAGCACCAGCTCCAGCTCCCGCGCCAACGCCAGCACCGGCGCCTGCGGCCGCTCCAGCATCCGCACCAGCAGGCGGTGAGGTTGTTGAGGCTCCCATGCCCGGTAAAGTCCTAAAGGTGGCAGTGAGCGTTGGGGCTCAGGTGAACAGCGGGGATGTTCTCCTTATTTTGGAAGCCATGAAAATGGAAAACGAAATCCAGGCGCCAGTATCCGGCACTGTCAAAGAGGTGCGAGTAAAAGACGGCGATTCAGTCAATACCGGTGACGTGCTCGTAGTTTTGGGCTAG
- a CDS encoding methylmalonyl-CoA epimerase (PFAM: Glyoxalase/Bleomycin resistance protein/Dioxygenase superfamily~TIGRFAM: methylmalonyl-CoA epimerase~InterPro IPR004360: IPR017515~KEGG: aco:Amico_0266 methylmalonyl-CoA epimerase~PFAM: Glyoxalase/bleomycin resistance protein/dioxygenase~SPTR: Methylmalonyl-CoA epimerase;~TIGRFAM: methylmalonyl-CoA epimerase) — protein sequence MKPVVVDHIGIAVKSIEEALKFWEATLGIKCEGVEEVQEQKVKTAFLPIKDTEVELLEATDEDSPVAKFIEKKGEGIHHIAIRVENLEEALEELKQKGVRLIDEKPRYGAGGARIAFVHPKSTGGVLLELSERN from the coding sequence ATGAAACCTGTTGTGGTGGACCATATCGGCATAGCGGTAAAGAGCATCGAGGAGGCTTTGAAGTTTTGGGAAGCTACCTTGGGCATCAAGTGTGAAGGTGTAGAGGAAGTGCAGGAGCAAAAGGTAAAAACGGCTTTCTTGCCCATAAAGGACACGGAAGTTGAGCTCTTGGAGGCCACTGACGAGGATAGCCCCGTAGCCAAGTTCATAGAGAAAAAGGGCGAGGGTATCCATCATATAGCCATAAGAGTGGAAAATCTTGAGGAGGCGCTGGAAGAACTGAAGCAGAAAGGCGTACGCCTCATAGACGAAAAGCCTAGGTACGGGGCTGGAGGGGCTCGTATAGCCTTTGTTCACCCCAAGTCGACTGGCGGCGTTCTCCTTGAACTCAGTGAAAGAAACTGA
- a CDS encoding carboxyl transferase (PFAM: Carboxyl transferase domain~COGs: COG4799 Acetyl-CoA carboxylase carboxyltransferase component (subunits alpha and beta)~InterPro IPR000022: IPR011762: IPR011763: IPR000438~KEGG: tai:Taci_0291 carboxyl transferase~PFAM: carboxyl transferase~SPTR: Carboxyl transferase) codes for MSERNIGELCEELLRRREEARSGGGAKAIEKQHQKGKLTARERIDKLLDPGSFVEIDEFVEHRCTNFGMEKKVYPGDGVVTGYGTIDGRLVYVFSQDFTVMGGSLGEMHAKKICKVMDLAVTNGAPVIGLNDSGGARIQEAVDSLSGYGNIFFRNTLASGVVPQLSAILGPTAGGAVYSPALTDFIFMVDKIGIMHITGPAVIKAVTGEDVTSEQIGGARAHNQISGNAHFFAANEEECFAQIRKLLSYLPSNNMEEPPFVETDDPVDRTEMALRDIVPTNPNKGYKVQDVIEKIVDNGEFFEVQPMWARNIVTGFARVGGYVIGIIANQAAVMAGCLDIDASDKASRFIRYCDAFNIPIVTFVDVPGYLPGKAQELGGIIRHGAKLLYAYSEATVPLITLVLRKAYGGAYLGMCSKDLGADVVLAWPQAEIAVMGAEGAANIIFRKEIESAEDPQAERAKKIEEYRAAFATPYQAAKRGFVDRVILPEETRLEIYNALVQTEGKRALRPRRKHGVMPH; via the coding sequence ATGAGTGAGCGTAACATCGGAGAGTTGTGTGAAGAACTTCTGAGACGCAGGGAAGAAGCCCGAAGTGGTGGTGGTGCCAAGGCTATCGAAAAGCAGCATCAAAAGGGCAAGCTTACGGCTCGCGAGAGGATCGACAAGCTGCTGGATCCAGGAAGCTTCGTGGAGATCGATGAGTTCGTGGAGCACAGGTGCACAAACTTCGGGATGGAAAAGAAGGTCTATCCCGGCGATGGTGTTGTCACAGGGTACGGAACCATCGATGGCCGCTTGGTTTACGTTTTCAGCCAGGACTTCACCGTCATGGGTGGTTCTTTGGGAGAAATGCACGCCAAAAAGATATGCAAGGTTATGGACCTTGCGGTGACCAATGGTGCTCCAGTAATAGGCTTGAATGATTCTGGCGGTGCACGCATACAGGAGGCTGTGGATAGCTTGTCAGGTTACGGCAACATTTTCTTCCGTAACACCCTTGCCAGCGGTGTCGTTCCTCAGCTTTCAGCCATACTGGGACCGACGGCCGGTGGTGCGGTATACAGCCCGGCTCTGACAGACTTCATATTCATGGTGGACAAGATAGGGATAATGCACATAACTGGCCCCGCCGTTATCAAGGCTGTTACCGGCGAGGACGTAACGAGCGAGCAGATAGGTGGAGCCAGAGCCCACAACCAGATTTCCGGTAACGCCCATTTCTTCGCTGCCAATGAGGAAGAGTGCTTCGCGCAGATACGCAAACTTCTTTCCTACCTTCCCAGCAACAACATGGAAGAGCCTCCATTCGTTGAGACCGATGACCCTGTAGATAGGACCGAAATGGCCCTTCGTGACATAGTTCCCACCAACCCCAACAAGGGATACAAGGTGCAGGACGTCATAGAGAAGATCGTTGACAACGGTGAGTTTTTCGAAGTTCAGCCCATGTGGGCAAGGAACATCGTAACTGGCTTTGCTCGTGTAGGCGGCTATGTGATAGGCATCATCGCAAACCAGGCCGCAGTGATGGCTGGATGCTTGGATATAGATGCCTCCGATAAGGCCAGCAGGTTCATCCGCTACTGCGATGCCTTTAACATTCCTATCGTAACCTTTGTTGACGTGCCTGGATATCTCCCAGGAAAGGCCCAGGAGCTTGGTGGAATCATAAGACACGGTGCAAAGCTCCTTTATGCTTACAGTGAGGCCACGGTGCCTCTTATTACCCTGGTTCTGAGAAAGGCGTACGGTGGCGCCTACCTTGGCATGTGCAGCAAGGACCTTGGGGCGGACGTGGTATTGGCATGGCCCCAGGCCGAGATAGCAGTTATGGGTGCAGAGGGCGCAGCCAACATCATCTTCCGCAAAGAGATAGAATCTGCTGAAGATCCTCAGGCCGAGAGGGCCAAGAAGATAGAGGAATACAGGGCTGCTTTCGCCACGCCATATCAGGCTGCCAAGAGAGGTTTCGTGGATCGCGTGATTCTGCCTGAGGAGACGAGGTTGGAGATTTACAATGCACTCGTCCAGACGGAAGGCAAGCGGGCTCTGAGACCTCGTAGGAAGCACGGCGTAATGCCTCATTAG
- a CDS encoding hydro-lyase, Fe-S type, tartrate/fumarate subfamily, beta subunit (PFAM: Fumarase C-terminus~TIGRFAM: hydro-lyases, Fe-S type, tartrate/fumarate subfamily, beta region~COGs: COG1838 Tartrate dehydratase beta subunit/Fumarate hydratase class I C-terminal domain~InterPro IPR004647~KEGG: tpd:Teth39_2170 tartrate/fumarate subfamily Fe-S type hydro-lyase beta subunit~PFAM: Fe-S type hydro-lyase tartrate/fumarate beta region~SPTR: Hydro-lyase, Fe-S type, tartrate/fumarate subfamily, beta subunit;~TIGRFAM: hydro-lyase, Fe-S type, tartrate/fumarate subfamily, beta subunit): MIETIEIKTPMDDELVKRLKAGDRVLISGDIYTARDAAHKRMIEAIEDKEPLPFDLKGQVIYYVGPAPAPPGWVVGSAGPTTSGRMDPYTPMLLKLGLKGMIGKGRRSQEVKKAMKKYKAVYFGAVGGAAALLAKSVVRVEKVAYEDLGPEAVMKFTVRNFPAIVVIDAHGNDLYETEPVRWARIKK; the protein is encoded by the coding sequence TTGATAGAGACCATTGAGATTAAAACTCCAATGGACGATGAGCTTGTGAAGCGCCTAAAAGCGGGCGACCGGGTCCTTATTAGCGGCGATATTTATACGGCACGGGATGCGGCTCATAAGCGCATGATCGAGGCCATAGAGGACAAAGAACCTCTACCTTTCGACCTTAAAGGGCAGGTCATCTATTACGTTGGTCCTGCTCCTGCCCCTCCAGGGTGGGTCGTGGGATCTGCTGGGCCTACCACTAGCGGCAGGATGGATCCTTACACTCCTATGCTGCTTAAATTGGGACTCAAGGGAATGATAGGAAAGGGTCGAAGATCCCAAGAGGTCAAAAAAGCTATGAAAAAGTATAAGGCCGTTTATTTTGGAGCTGTTGGAGGGGCAGCAGCGCTGTTGGCCAAAAGCGTCGTTAGGGTGGAAAAGGTAGCCTACGAGGATTTGGGCCCTGAGGCAGTGATGAAGTTTACTGTCAGAAACTTCCCTGCGATCGTTGTTATTGACGCCCATGGCAACGACCTGTACGAAACGGAACCAGTTAGGTGGGCACGTATTAAAAAATAA
- a CDS encoding sodium ion-translocating decarboxylase, beta subunit (PFAM: subunit~TIGRFAM: sodium ion-translocating decarboxylase, beta subunit~COGs: COG1883 Na+-transporting methylmalonyl-CoA/oxaloacetate decarboxylase beta subunit~InterPro IPR005661~KEGG: aco:Amico_0883 sodium ion-translocating decarboxylase, beta subunit~PFAM: Na+transporting methylmalonyl-CoA/oxaloacetate decarboxylase beta subunit~PRIAM: Glutaconyl-CoA decarboxylase~SPTR: Sodium ion-translocating decarboxylase, beta subunit;~TIGRFAM: sodium ion-translocating decarboxylase, beta subunit) produces MELYFKALSTILTQSGFAGLTLGNIIMLIVAFVLLYLAIAKGFEPLLLVPIATGCLLVNLPLSGIMDEGGFLRYVFFGTEHEIYPVIIFMGIGALTDFSPLLANPITFLLGAAAQLGVFIALFGALMLGFTVQEAASIAIIGGADGPTSIYLTMKLAPQILGAVAVAAYSYMSLVPLIQPPVIKLLTTKKDRAIRMDSLRPVSKRERVLFPIICTIAAGLILPASVPLIGVLMFGNLLRECGVTERLSHAAQNEILNATTIFLGLTVGATMQADSFLTIGTIKIIFLGLVAFIFSTAGGVLFGQLMKILSGGKINPMIGAAGVSAVPMAARVVQRVSAQENPSNFLLMHAMGPNVAGVIGTAVAAGAMLTLLSN; encoded by the coding sequence ATGGAACTGTATTTTAAGGCCTTGTCGACTATCCTGACCCAGTCAGGATTTGCAGGGTTGACCTTAGGTAACATAATAATGCTGATAGTGGCTTTCGTGCTGCTTTACCTTGCCATAGCAAAGGGATTTGAGCCCCTTCTTCTGGTCCCTATTGCTACCGGCTGTCTGCTCGTCAATTTGCCGTTATCGGGAATAATGGATGAAGGCGGATTTTTGAGATACGTCTTCTTTGGTACAGAGCACGAAATATACCCGGTCATAATATTCATGGGTATTGGTGCATTGACGGACTTTTCGCCCCTCTTGGCGAATCCCATAACCTTTTTGCTGGGGGCTGCTGCCCAGTTGGGAGTTTTCATAGCTCTTTTCGGAGCTTTGATGCTCGGATTTACCGTGCAGGAGGCAGCATCTATAGCCATCATAGGCGGTGCTGATGGTCCGACCTCCATATACCTTACGATGAAGCTGGCCCCCCAGATTCTAGGAGCTGTGGCAGTTGCAGCTTACAGCTACATGTCGTTGGTTCCTCTAATTCAGCCTCCTGTAATAAAGCTTCTTACTACTAAGAAGGACAGGGCTATAAGGATGGACAGCCTTCGCCCAGTGAGCAAGAGGGAGAGAGTCCTTTTCCCAATTATTTGTACCATCGCTGCAGGGCTTATCCTTCCAGCTTCGGTACCCCTGATAGGTGTTCTCATGTTCGGTAACTTGCTTAGAGAGTGCGGGGTAACAGAAAGGCTCAGCCATGCAGCCCAGAACGAGATACTGAACGCAACGACTATATTCCTGGGACTTACGGTGGGTGCTACAATGCAGGCTGACTCGTTCCTTACCATAGGCACTATAAAGATCATATTCCTTGGGCTTGTGGCCTTCATCTTCTCAACTGCCGGAGGTGTTCTCTTCGGCCAGCTTATGAAGATCCTTTCTGGAGGCAAGATCAACCCGATGATAGGTGCTGCAGGGGTTTCTGCTGTTCCCATGGCGGCAAGGGTCGTTCAGCGCGTAAGCGCTCAGGAAAATCCTTCGAACTTCCTGCTGATGCACGCCATGGGCCCAAATGTGGCAGGAGTTATAGGAACGGCAGTTGCAGCAGGTGCTATGCTCACGCTCTTGAGCAACTAG